One Calditrichia bacterium DNA window includes the following coding sequences:
- the rnhA gene encoding ribonuclease HI yields MNTKKHVTIYTDGGAIGNPGPGGYGAVLRYDDQKKEICGAFRLTTNNRMEITAAIEALRQLKTSCRVTLHSDSQYLVNAMTKGWVEKWQANGWMRNKKDPALNVDLWEELIPLCDFHNVNFVWVKGHAGIADNERCDELTHEAINGGNLQIDTAYEKIAK; encoded by the coding sequence ATGAATACGAAAAAACATGTGACCATTTATACCGATGGCGGCGCGATCGGTAATCCCGGACCGGGCGGCTACGGCGCCGTTTTGCGATACGACGATCAGAAAAAAGAAATTTGCGGCGCATTTCGCCTGACCACCAACAACCGGATGGAAATTACCGCAGCCATCGAAGCGCTGCGACAGCTGAAAACATCCTGCCGCGTTACGCTGCACAGCGATTCGCAATATTTGGTAAACGCGATGACCAAAGGCTGGGTGGAAAAATGGCAGGCCAACGGCTGGATGCGCAATAAAAAAGATCCCGCGCTAAACGTCGATTTGTGGGAAGAATTGATCCCGCTGTGCGATTTTCACAACGTGAATTTTGTGTGGGTGAAGGGTCACGCCGGCATCGCTGATAACGAACGTTGCGACGAACTGACCCACGAAGCAATCAACGGCGGC